The window CCGCCTTCCTCGGGCGTGTTCAGGAACAACATCGCGGTCCAGCTGCGCTGCCCGCCGCGCGGGGCCTCCTGCTGCCAGTAGGCCTGCCCCTGATGGAAATAGTCGTGATGCGGCTTGTACTGCTGCCCCACCTGATAGCGCTGGCCCTGGATCATCTCCGAATGGGCATCGTCGATCCCCATCAGCTCGGAAATGCGCGCCTCGATCCCCGCCGTCTGCTTGTCGCGCATCGAGAAGTAGTGCGTGAAGCTGGTGCGGAAGCCGTCAGGGTTCGGCCCCTTGAACAAGGTGGAGGGCGTCGCCTCCTTGTCGATCGCGCGCACCAGCTTGCGGCATAGCGCCGGGTCGGCAAAGCCGGGCAGGGTGAACAGGTCCGCGCCTGCACATATGACACGCTCGACGCCGGGCGTGCTCTCCAGCCGCGCCATGACCGTGCGCCCGACCTCGGCCAGTCGCTCGGGATCGGCGAACTGGGCGGTATCGTCGGTCATCGTGCGCGCCAGCCGGTGGAGCGGCCCGGACTTGTCGGACTGGAGCAGGGCGGAGAGGAACGGCAGCTTGGGCATCGGGCCGCACTATAGCGGCTGGGCCGCGTTTGTCGCGGGTGTGTGTTTCCGGGTGTCGTCATCCCCGCGTAGGCGGGATCCAGTTGCGCACTACATGTAATAAGCCGCTACGACCGGGCCGACCGTGGTCCACTCTGGATCCCCGCCTGCGCGGGGATGACGAAGGAGGGGGCTGTCGCGCGCGGCCTTCGTCAGGCTCAGGCTGAGCGGGTATTTGGGAGAAAAAGGAGGGGACGCCAGCCTGCTCTTCCCCACAAAAAAGCCCCGCCCGGCGTGTGCCGGACGGGGCTTTTTCTGTTTCAGGCCTTAGCGCTCGAAGCGGATCAGGCCGCCAGCTTGCGCAGCACGTACTGCAGGATGCCGCCGTTCATGAAGTACTCGACTTCGTTGGCGGTATCGATGCGGCACAGCGCGGTGAAGGTGAAGGTCGAGCCGTCCTTGCGGGTGACTTCGACTTCCACGTCCTGGCGCGGCTTGAGGCTGGCAACGCCCTTGATCGTGAACGCGTCGTCGCCGGTCAGGCCAAGCGACTGGCGGGTGTCGCCGTCCTTGAACTGGAGCGGGAGCACGCCCATGCCGACCAGGTTTGAGCGGTGGATGCGCTCGAAGCTCTCGACGATGACGACGCGAACGCCCAGCAGGTTGGTGCCCTTGGCGGCCCAGTCACGCGACGAGCCGGTGCCGTATTCCTTGCCGGCCACGACGACCAGCGGCGTGCCGTCGGCAGCGTGCTTCATCGCGGCATCGTACACGGCCATGGTCTCGCCGTTGTACGACGAGAAGCCGCCCTCGGTGCCGGGAACCATCTCGTTCTTGATGCGGATGTTGGCGAAGGTGCCGCGCACCATGACGTCGTGGTGGCCACGGCGCGAACCGTAGGAGTTGAAGTCCGCCTTGGCGACCTGACGCTCCATCAGCCACTTGCCCGCCGGGCTGTCGGCCTTGATCGAACCGGCCGGCGAGATGTGGTCGGTGGTGACCGAGTCGGCCAGGATCAGCAGCGGCTTGGCGCCGATGATGTCCGAAACCGGTGCCGGGGTCATCTCCATGCCCTCGAAGTAAGGCGGGTTGGCGACGTAGGTCGACGCGGCCTTCCACGAGTAGGTTTCCGAACCGGTGACGTTGATCGCCTGCCAGTGCTCGTCACCCTTGTAGACGTCGGCGTAACGGGCCTGGAACATGGCGCGGTCGACGCAGGCGTTCATCGTCTCGTTGACTTCGAGGTTGGTCGGCCAGATGTCCTTGAGGAACACGTCCACGCCGTCCTTGCTCACGCCGATCGGGGTGGTGGTGAAGTCTTCCACCACAGTGCCCTTCAGCGCGTAGGCGACGACCAGCGGCGGCGAGGCCAGGAAGTTGGCGCGCACGTCCGGCGAGACGCGGCCTTCGAAGTTGCGGTTGCCCGAGATGACCGCCGAGGCGACGAGACCGTTCTCGTTGATCGCCTTGCTGATCGGCTCTGCGAGCGGACCCGAGTTGCCGATGCAGGTGGTGCAGCCGTAACCGACGAGG of the Novosphingobium sp. 9 genome contains:
- a CDS encoding prolyl hydroxylase family protein; translation: MPKLPFLSALLQSDKSGPLHRLARTMTDDTAQFADPERLAEVGRTVMARLESTPGVERVICAGADLFTLPGFADPALCRKLVRAIDKEATPSTLFKGPNPDGFRTSFTHYFSMRDKQTAGIEARISELMGIDDAHSEMIQGQRYQVGQQYKPHHDYFHQGQAYWQQEAPRGGQRSWTAMLFLNTPEEGGETEFTKLGVAIPPVPGTLVIWNNMGRDGKPNDRTIHAGTPVLRGVKHVLTKWYRLDRWREINADKYR